One genomic segment of Streptomyces sp. RKND-216 includes these proteins:
- the treY gene encoding malto-oligosyltrehalose synthase, translated as MTPTATYRLQLQPAFPFAAAEEAVPRLARLGVSHLHLSPVLTTVPGSAHGYDVTDHRTVREELGGEAGLRGLSATARAHGLGLVLDIVPNHMAVPADLRLNRPLWETLRDGPGSSYARWFDVDWEAGGGRILLPVLGEPLHRAAEALTTPGDGTLRCGPHVLPLRPGTAGLPLPRLLDAQHYRLSWWRLARTELNYRRFFTVSGLIGVRVEDPEVFDATHATVLRLLREGVVDGLRVDHPDGLADPETYLRRLQDATGGRWTVVEKILAREETLPESWPVAGTTGYDALHHVDGLFTDPQGYAELVATCQEVVGAPDDLGGTWADTLRRASREVIGDDLATEVDRLTRVASRVCATAPGLRLRDHAPWALRRALCEVLIRLPVYRPYAVPGRPARAVDAEQLETAAEGARTAFTVPEEGDAVEVVRDLALGLLGGEEGDADGRDFAARFAQVASALRAKAVEDTAFYRFTPLLSAAEVGGDPARPAVPPEEFHAYCARMQRAWPEGGTVLSTHDTKRSADVRAALLVLAECPQRWRAALEAAREKAAALPDDGHRPPDAHSEWAAWQTAYGLGAPDAERLTAALRKSAREAGVRTSWTEPDEDYEAALVRFVEGAVCGAPWAVMGELTAELAPHVRATSLGMALVQLMMPGIPEVYWGGERWSPTLVDPDNRRIPAVLGDGEDGGADDDPKVRVTRAALRVRREHPEWFLAGSTYEPLRARGEAAAHCLAFARSGAVVAVATRLSLRLALSGGWSDTTLALPPGVWRDTLRGDDTFEGTVALADLLATGPVALLRRA; from the coding sequence ATGACGCCGACCGCCACCTACCGGCTCCAGCTCCAGCCGGCCTTCCCGTTCGCCGCCGCCGAGGAGGCCGTCCCACGCCTGGCGCGGCTCGGCGTGTCGCACCTGCACCTGTCCCCCGTGCTGACCACCGTCCCGGGGTCGGCCCACGGGTACGACGTGACCGACCACCGCACCGTGCGCGAGGAGCTGGGCGGCGAGGCGGGGCTGCGCGGCCTGTCGGCGACCGCCCGTGCGCACGGCCTCGGCCTCGTGCTGGACATCGTGCCGAACCACATGGCCGTGCCCGCCGACCTGCGGCTGAACCGCCCCCTGTGGGAGACGCTGCGGGACGGCCCGGGCTCGTCGTACGCCCGCTGGTTCGACGTCGACTGGGAGGCAGGCGGCGGCCGGATACTGCTGCCGGTACTCGGCGAGCCGCTGCACCGCGCAGCGGAGGCGCTCACCACGCCCGGCGACGGGACCCTGCGCTGCGGACCGCACGTGCTGCCGCTCCGGCCGGGCACCGCCGGACTCCCGCTGCCCCGGCTGCTGGACGCCCAGCACTACCGGCTCTCCTGGTGGCGCCTGGCGCGCACCGAACTCAACTACCGACGGTTCTTCACCGTCTCCGGACTGATCGGCGTGCGCGTGGAGGACCCGGAGGTGTTCGACGCGACGCACGCCACCGTGCTGCGGCTGCTGCGCGAAGGTGTGGTCGACGGGCTCCGGGTGGACCACCCGGACGGTCTCGCCGACCCGGAGACCTACCTGCGGCGGCTCCAGGACGCCACCGGCGGCCGCTGGACCGTGGTGGAGAAGATCCTCGCCCGCGAGGAGACGCTGCCCGAGAGCTGGCCGGTGGCCGGCACCACCGGGTACGACGCGCTGCACCACGTCGACGGCCTGTTCACCGACCCCCAGGGGTACGCCGAGCTGGTCGCCACCTGCCAGGAGGTCGTCGGGGCCCCGGACGACCTCGGCGGCACCTGGGCGGACACCCTGCGGCGGGCCTCGCGGGAGGTGATCGGCGACGACCTGGCCACCGAGGTCGACCGGCTCACCCGGGTCGCCTCCCGGGTCTGCGCGACCGCACCCGGCCTGCGACTCCGGGACCACGCCCCCTGGGCGCTGCGCCGCGCGCTGTGCGAGGTGCTGATACGGCTGCCGGTGTACCGACCGTACGCCGTCCCGGGCCGCCCGGCGCGCGCCGTGGACGCCGAACAGCTGGAGACAGCGGCGGAAGGCGCCCGCACCGCGTTCACCGTCCCGGAAGAGGGCGACGCGGTGGAGGTGGTGCGCGACCTCGCCCTGGGGCTGCTGGGCGGCGAGGAAGGGGACGCGGACGGGCGGGACTTCGCGGCACGCTTCGCGCAGGTCGCCTCGGCGCTGCGGGCCAAGGCGGTGGAGGACACCGCCTTCTACCGGTTCACACCGCTGCTCAGCGCCGCCGAGGTCGGTGGCGACCCGGCCCGCCCGGCCGTACCCCCGGAGGAGTTCCACGCCTACTGCGCCCGCATGCAGCGCGCGTGGCCCGAGGGCGGGACGGTGCTGTCCACGCACGACACCAAGCGCAGCGCGGACGTGCGGGCCGCGCTGCTCGTCCTGGCCGAGTGTCCGCAGCGGTGGCGGGCGGCACTGGAGGCGGCACGGGAGAAGGCGGCGGCCCTGCCCGACGACGGGCACCGTCCGCCGGACGCGCACAGCGAGTGGGCGGCCTGGCAGACGGCGTACGGGCTGGGCGCGCCGGATGCGGAACGGCTCACGGCGGCGCTGCGGAAGTCGGCCCGGGAGGCGGGCGTGCGCACGAGCTGGACCGAGCCCGACGAGGACTACGAGGCGGCGCTCGTCCGGTTCGTCGAGGGCGCGGTCTGCGGGGCTCCGTGGGCCGTGATGGGCGAGCTGACGGCGGAGCTGGCACCGCACGTGCGGGCCACGTCCCTGGGCATGGCGCTGGTGCAGCTGATGATGCCGGGGATCCCGGAGGTCTACTGGGGCGGAGAGCGGTGGTCCCCCACCCTGGTCGACCCGGACAACAGGCGCATCCCGGCCGTCCTCGGGGACGGCGAGGACGGCGGGGCGGACGACGACCCCAAGGTGCGGGTCACACGCGCGGCCCTGCGGGTGCGGCGCGAGCACCCGGAGTGGTTTCTCGCGGGTTCGACGTACGAGCCGCTGCGTGCGCGCGGCGAGGCGGCGGCGCACTGCCTGGCGTTCGCCCGGTCCGGCGCCGTGGTCGCCGTCGCGACCCGGCTGTCGCTGCGCCTCGCCCTCAGCGGCGGCTGGAGCGACACCACGCTCGCCCTGCCGCCCGGCGTGTGGCGGGACACCCTACGGGGCGACGACACCTTCGAAGGCACGGTGGCCCTCGCGGACCTGCTGGCGACCGGCCCCGTCGCCCTCCTGCGCCGCGCCTGA
- a CDS encoding LamG domain-containing protein: MFAGLLPLLPGTAPAAAAAELSPAQKALARAEETGERVELTGERSEYSSVFANPDGETFTLSTSIAPMRVKQADGAWAEPDATLVRAADGAIRPKAAATGLEFSPGGQAPLATISDQGRELSVGWSGELPEPSLEGATATYPDVLPDVDLKVTASVTGFQHVLVVETPEAAAGPALKELQFSLQARGLKVREAAAGGLDAVDGNGKALFKAPAAFMWDSSGNQSSAAPSKAKAMPRSGSVAALDAGPAGPGEHDRSQGPAPGDEIAEVHVQVGDDTLSVAPDADMLTSTPASAFPLYIDPDVSWGEYERTLIRSDGYTDYNWTGDEGVGECHVWGGYYCDEDGYRQRLIFEMSGSKLKGKHVLDATFRLTETWSFSCDPTWVQLWRTGSMSSRTSWPGPDRIDMMGDRHVSAGRGDACTPSQPAKPIEFNDNPGESNENLTTTVKRLASGDLSRLTLMLKSQDETTTKGWKRFKNDAVLDVTYVGIPARPTNVGLVQSGKKTSCETDADNAPVTADPTPAVGGYVQTQSGGQDEAKMRMYFDIDVENSDGTWSDVSPGGSDLDPTSGYVGDGTWTTKTWDNPLEEGPLYRLRAWALSYWDNGNKYLDGPSNATGAGWCYFTVDPTAPAAPALTVGAPYQECQPNDCPAAGAPGTPTMITATPAAGDTITGAEYWTSATDEWSPMTADGSTYTAQVTPDRSGTFRVLVELRDQSGRESERGELDFLVQAGEGPVARWHFDETSGVAVDSATTADSAQQDATLHTGATRDDRGRRGLITTDAQGDPMPEPVTDRGMALDGDTGYAATNGPVLETRSAYTISAWARLNSTDGDSIILSQDGGNYSPFILWYEPDYGTWAFGVKEADEATGTAYYGVVAEQPAAANVWTHVAGTYDSATKKLQLYVNGVLQGTTQSAGSWDAGGAFQIGRYQWAGQRMHYFDGSIDEVAAWQRVLTAAEIADEARLLMPGGHAGAELVAAWDPSTGTGTTVTDTVSGYGRDLTLAGGSALDGEALVLDGNDGHASTPGPLVDGTGSFTTTTYVEPDKDTLAAAPVGSTVQVLQQPAADGAAWGIWFEVTGKQKVLNDDFEEETLAVGRWHFGRPGAAVVTDADITIDGTGYRLSGVHDAQDGTATLYVSDVQHDVPTAYTAKVGQGAFTVGRSVSGDFMPGRVWDVRVWAGAAADHEQLINMVGE; the protein is encoded by the coding sequence TTGTTCGCTGGTCTACTACCACTGCTGCCCGGCACGGCTCCTGCGGCGGCAGCTGCCGAGCTGAGTCCCGCACAGAAGGCACTGGCACGGGCGGAAGAGACCGGTGAGCGGGTCGAGCTGACCGGTGAGCGCAGCGAGTACTCCAGCGTCTTCGCGAACCCCGATGGCGAGACTTTCACGCTCAGCACCTCGATTGCCCCCATGAGGGTCAAGCAGGCGGACGGGGCCTGGGCTGAGCCCGATGCCACGCTGGTCCGCGCCGCGGACGGGGCCATCAGGCCGAAGGCCGCGGCGACCGGGCTGGAGTTCTCGCCCGGCGGACAGGCGCCGCTGGCGACGATCAGCGACCAGGGCAGGGAGCTGTCGGTGGGCTGGTCGGGCGAGCTGCCCGAGCCCTCCTTGGAGGGGGCGACGGCCACGTATCCGGATGTGCTTCCTGATGTGGATTTGAAGGTGACCGCTTCGGTGACCGGTTTCCAGCACGTGCTGGTCGTCGAGACTCCCGAGGCTGCGGCCGGCCCCGCCCTGAAGGAGCTCCAGTTCTCCCTTCAGGCACGGGGCCTGAAGGTTCGTGAGGCCGCCGCGGGCGGCCTGGACGCGGTGGACGGGAACGGCAAGGCGTTGTTCAAGGCGCCGGCGGCGTTCATGTGGGACTCCTCCGGTAACCAGAGCAGCGCCGCCCCCAGTAAGGCCAAGGCCATGCCGCGCAGCGGCAGCGTCGCCGCCCTGGACGCGGGCCCGGCCGGCCCGGGGGAGCACGACCGCAGCCAGGGCCCGGCGCCCGGCGATGAGATCGCCGAAGTGCATGTGCAGGTGGGGGACGACACCCTGTCCGTCGCCCCGGACGCGGACATGCTCACCAGCACTCCCGCCTCTGCCTTCCCCCTCTACATCGACCCCGATGTGTCCTGGGGGGAGTACGAGCGCACGCTCATCCGCTCCGACGGCTACACGGACTACAACTGGACCGGTGATGAAGGTGTCGGCGAGTGCCACGTCTGGGGCGGCTACTACTGCGACGAGGACGGCTACCGGCAGCGCCTGATCTTCGAGATGTCCGGGAGCAAGCTCAAGGGCAAGCACGTCCTGGACGCCACTTTCCGTCTCACCGAGACCTGGTCCTTCTCCTGTGACCCGACCTGGGTTCAGCTGTGGCGCACCGGCAGCATGTCCAGCCGCACCAGCTGGCCGGGCCCGGACCGCATCGACATGATGGGCGACCGCCATGTCTCCGCCGGCCGCGGCGACGCGTGCACTCCCTCACAGCCGGCCAAGCCGATCGAGTTCAACGACAACCCCGGCGAGAGCAACGAGAACCTCACCACCACCGTCAAGCGCCTGGCCAGTGGAGACCTCTCCCGCCTGACGCTGATGCTCAAGTCGCAGGACGAGACGACGACCAAGGGCTGGAAGCGGTTCAAAAACGACGCCGTCCTGGACGTCACCTACGTCGGCATCCCGGCCCGCCCCACCAACGTCGGACTCGTTCAGAGCGGCAAGAAGACCTCGTGTGAGACCGACGCCGACAACGCACCTGTCACCGCCGACCCCACACCCGCAGTCGGCGGATACGTCCAGACCCAGTCCGGTGGCCAGGACGAGGCCAAGATGCGCATGTACTTCGACATCGACGTCGAGAACAGCGACGGCACCTGGTCCGATGTCTCACCCGGCGGCTCCGACCTCGACCCCACCAGCGGCTATGTCGGCGACGGCACCTGGACCACGAAGACGTGGGACAACCCGCTGGAGGAAGGGCCGCTGTACCGGCTGCGGGCCTGGGCCCTGTCGTACTGGGACAACGGCAACAAGTACCTCGACGGCCCCTCGAACGCCACCGGGGCAGGCTGGTGCTACTTCACCGTCGACCCCACCGCCCCGGCCGCCCCCGCACTGACCGTCGGCGCCCCCTACCAGGAGTGCCAGCCCAACGACTGCCCCGCAGCCGGCGCACCGGGCACACCCACGATGATCACCGCCACCCCGGCTGCTGGTGATACCATCACCGGCGCCGAGTACTGGACCTCCGCCACTGATGAGTGGTCGCCGATGACGGCGGACGGCTCCACCTACACCGCCCAGGTCACCCCCGACCGCTCCGGCACCTTCCGCGTCCTGGTCGAGCTGAGAGATCAGTCCGGACGAGAAAGCGAACGGGGGGAACTGGACTTCCTCGTCCAAGCCGGCGAGGGACCCGTCGCACGCTGGCACTTCGACGAAACCTCCGGCGTCGCCGTCGACTCGGCCACGACGGCGGACTCCGCACAGCAGGACGCCACCCTGCACACGGGCGCCACCCGCGACGATCGCGGCCGCCGCGGCCTGATCACCACCGACGCCCAGGGCGACCCAATGCCCGAACCGGTCACCGACCGCGGCATGGCCCTGGACGGCGACACCGGCTACGCCGCCACCAACGGTCCGGTGCTGGAGACCCGCTCGGCCTACACCATCTCCGCCTGGGCACGCCTGAACAGCACTGATGGCGACAGCATCATCCTGTCCCAGGACGGCGGCAATTACAGTCCCTTCATCCTGTGGTACGAGCCGGACTACGGCACCTGGGCCTTCGGGGTGAAGGAAGCCGATGAGGCCACAGGCACCGCCTACTACGGTGTCGTAGCCGAACAGCCCGCCGCCGCGAACGTGTGGACGCACGTGGCCGGCACCTACGACTCGGCCACCAAGAAGCTGCAGCTCTACGTCAACGGCGTCCTCCAGGGAACCACGCAGAGCGCCGGCTCCTGGGACGCCGGCGGCGCCTTCCAGATCGGCCGCTACCAGTGGGCCGGCCAGCGCATGCACTACTTCGACGGCTCCATCGACGAGGTCGCAGCATGGCAGCGCGTGCTCACCGCTGCGGAGATCGCCGACGAAGCGCGACTGCTGATGCCCGGCGGTCATGCCGGTGCGGAGCTGGTCGCGGCCTGGGACCCCTCCACCGGCACCGGCACGACGGTCACCGACACGGTCTCCGGCTACGGGCGCGACCTCACCCTCGCCGGCGGATCCGCGCTGGACGGCGAGGCCCTGGTCCTGGACGGCAACGACGGCCACGCCTCCACACCGGGACCGCTCGTCGACGGCACAGGGTCCTTCACCACAACCACCTACGTGGAACCCGACAAGGACACCCTCGCCGCAGCCCCTGTCGGATCCACGGTCCAGGTGCTGCAGCAACCGGCCGCAGACGGCGCCGCGTGGGGCATCTGGTTCGAAGTCACAGGCAAGCAGAAAGTCCTCAACGACGACTTCGAGGAAGAGACGCTCGCAGTCGGCAGGTGGCACTTCGGGCGCCCCGGCGCAGCCGTCGTCACTGACGCTGACATCACGATCGACGGCACGGGCTACCGGCTCAGCGGCGTCCACGATGCCCAGGACGGAACGGCCACCTTGTACGTCTCCGACGTGCAGCACGACGTGCCGACCGCGTACACGGCCAAGGTCGGCCAAGGAGCATTCACCGTCGGGCGCTCCGTCTCCGGCGACTTCATGCCAGGACGTGTCTGGGACGTAAGGGTCTGGGCCGGCGCGGCCGCTGACCATGAACAGCTCATCAACATGGTCGGCGAGTAA